ACCGATGGACGGCCGTCCCCACGCGCCGCAAAGCGTCCGGTCATGGCTGGGCGATTCGCGCGGACACTGGGAAGGGAACACGCTGGTTATCGAAACCACGAACTTTAACGACAAAGTTGCCTTCCAGGGAGGCAGCCGGGATCTAAAACTAACCGAACGCCTGACTCGCACCGGCGAAGACACGATGAAGTATGAATTCACGGTTGAGGACCCGCACACGTGGACCCAGCCGTGGAAAGCAGAAATGCCGGTCACCAAGGGCGTGGGGCCCATATTCGAGCACGCCTGTAATGAAGGAAACTACAGCATGTCGAACATGCTCGCAGCCGCTCGCCGTGACGAGAAAAAAGCGGCCGAGGCTGCTGCAAAGAAAGGAAACCAATAATGCGCGCAAAGCTCGTTACATTACTTGGAGCTGGTTTAATGCTGGCCGCACTGCCGTTATGGGCACATCACGCATTTTCGTCGGAATTTGACATCAACAGACCGCTGACGTTAAAGGGCACTTTCACCAAGTGGGAAATGATCAACCCTCACTCCTGGTTCCATATCGACGTGAAAAACCCGGACGGCACGGTCACCGAATGGATGATCGAAGGCGGCAGCCCGAATACATTGATACGCCTCGGCGTTACCAAGTACACCGTCAAAGTCGGAACCGAGTTGACGATTGAAGCCTACCAGGCAAAGGAAGGCACGAACAAGGCAGTCGGCCGCAATTTCGTTCTTCCAGACGGGTCGCGGCTCTTCCTGAGCGAGAGCAGCGCCCTTCCCGAAAATAAGAAATAGCCAAAAGGGTGTTACGCGCATGAAACGGGTGGTGATCGTCAGCGCGCTAGCCGCAGCCGTGCTGCTCATGCCGTCGGCCGCATTCGCGCAGAAACTGGTCTTCGTCGTTCGTCATGCCGAGCGCGCGGATGCGGGCATGCAGGCCCAGACCGATCCGTCGTTGTCCGCTGCAGGTGAGGCGCGCGCGCAAAAACTCGTAGCGATGCTGGCTGAGGCCGGCGTGAAAGACATTTTCGCGACCGAGTTCAAGCGCACCCAGGAGACGGCAAAGCCGCTGGCCGTGAAGACTGGCGTTGCGGTCGAGCAGGTTGGCTCGAAAGACACCGCTCTGCTCATCGCCAAGATCAAGTCGCATCCGAATGACGTCGTGCTCGTCGTCGGTCACTCGAACACGCTGCCTGCGATTCTCAAAGCGCTCGTCGGCGTTGATGTGGCGATTGCGGACAACGAGTACGACAACCTGTTCATCGTCGTGCCTGCAACGGGAACGATGACGCGCATTCGCTACTGATGACCATTCGTCCACGTTGTAACAAGGTTTAAACATAAAAATCACACAGAAGCAGTTACGTTGTAACCGCGTATCGATACGATTCCCCGCAGTTCATTACCG
This genomic interval from Terriglobia bacterium contains the following:
- a CDS encoding DUF6152 family protein, which produces MRAKLVTLLGAGLMLAALPLWAHHAFSSEFDINRPLTLKGTFTKWEMINPHSWFHIDVKNPDGTVTEWMIEGGSPNTLIRLGVTKYTVKVGTELTIEAYQAKEGTNKAVGRNFVLPDGSRLFLSESSALPENKK
- a CDS encoding phosphoglycerate mutase family protein — encoded protein: MKRVVIVSALAAAVLLMPSAAFAQKLVFVVRHAERADAGMQAQTDPSLSAAGEARAQKLVAMLAEAGVKDIFATEFKRTQETAKPLAVKTGVAVEQVGSKDTALLIAKIKSHPNDVVLVVGHSNTLPAILKALVGVDVAIADNEYDNLFIVVPATGTMTRIRY